A genomic stretch from Poecilia reticulata strain Guanapo linkage group LG20, Guppy_female_1.0+MT, whole genome shotgun sequence includes:
- the LOC103457017 gene encoding protein NLRC3-like isoform X2: MEDLDLKEDRAEPAGSVCPSVRSDWSNDEPPDFSNEPGPSDRKGRKRSSXGZEEQPSCCALCQEVLVDPVSTSCGHWFCRQCIRSCWDQSAPSGPSSCPQCGERPRTGAGLLTANQSSCAPDIHLQEVLEKHKISLKRRCECVAEGSDVTGSRTLLNRIYTDLYITEGQSDIVNTQHEVMQLERASKIRNFHDSPIRCHDIFKSFPDQHGAIRVVLTNGVAGVGKTFSVQKFTLDWAEGLENQDVSVVVLLSFRELNLIRDQQHSLLSLLHVFHPTLQELPAEQLAVCKLLFIFDGLDESRLSLDFSNSQLVSDVTQKSSVNVLLTNLIRGNLLPSALIWITTRPAAANQIPASCVSRVTEVRGFADAQMEEYFRRRFSDEELSSRIISHIQTCRSLHIMCGIPVFCWITAKVLENMLTSEQRGELPKTMTDMYSHFMLVQTKRKKNKYHRGHETSPQELMEADREVLLKLGRLAFEHLEKGNIMFYQEDLEQCGLDVTEASVYSGLCTEIFKRENLIFQKPVYCFVHLSIQEFLAAVYMIHCFNKKNTGVLKKFLGKKYSYSSVDDSADKRVFKSLRHKIIPLNKVESHSSLHYFLKRVMEKSLKSKNGHLDMMVRFLHGLSIESNQRLLEDLLGQTKYSPETIQKVINNLKEISVYLRETNTSGIQQKMKRSNLSPDRNINIFHCLTEMKHISVHLEIQEFMKSENRSEQRLSEIQCSGLAYFLQMSEEVLDELDLKKYNTTKEGQWRLFPVVRNCRKFRVVQCELXKPHCEVVASALKSNPSHLRGLDLSWNRIXDSGVVHLRAGLESPNCRLEVLRLINCRLSEISWVSLICALKSNPSYLIELDLSENKDLGDAAVEELCGLLTHAHCRLSTLRLMDCSLSEISCSSLASALKSNQHLTELDLRGNNLKDSDVQQLERFVKDVQWRSPSL, translated from the exons ATGGAAGATTTGGACCTAAAGGAGGACAGAGCAGAACCTGCAGGATCCGTCTGTCCCTCTGTGAGGAGTGACTGGTCCAACGATGAACCTCCAGACTTCAGTAATGAACCTGGACCCTCAGACAGGAA agggaggaagaggagcagcRTTGGTSAGGAGGAGCAGCCGTCCTGCTGTGCTTTGTGTCAGGAGGTTCTGGTGGATCCAGTCTCTACCAGCTGTGGACACTGGTTCTGCAGACAGTGCATCAGGTCCTGCTGGGACCAGTCTGCTCCATCTGGACCCTCCTCCTGCCCCCAGTGTGGAGAAAGACCCAGAACAGGAGCTGGACTgctgacagccaatcagagcagctgtGCTCCAG ATATCCATCTGCAGGAGGTTCTAGAGAAGCATAAGATCAGTCTGAAGAGGAGATGTGAATGTGTGGCTGAAGGAAGTGATGTAACAGGAAGTAGAACTCTCCTCAACAGGATCTACACTGATCTCTACATCACAGAGGGTCAGAGTGACATAGTTAATACTCAGCATGAGGTCATGCAACTGGAGAGAGCTTCCAAGATCCGGAACTTTCATGACTCTCCAATCAGGTGCCATGACATCTTCAAATCCTTCCCTGACCAACATGGAGCCATTAGAGTGGTTCTGACCAACGGCGTTGCTGGTGTTGGAAAAACCTTCTCAGTGcagaagttcactctggactgggcCGAGGGCTTGGAGAACCAAGATGTCAGTGTGGTGGTTCTGCTGTCGTTCAGGGAGCTGAACCTGATCAGAGATCAGCAGCACAGTCTTCTCTCactgctccatgttttccatCCAACACTCCAGGAGCtcccagcagagcagctggCTGTCTGCAAACTGCTCTTCATCTTTGATGGCCTGGATGAAAGCAGACTTTCACTGGACTTCAGCAACAGTCAGCTTGTTTCTGACGTCACACAGAAGTCTTCAGTCAatgttctgctgacaaacctcatAAGGGGGAACCTGCTTCCCTCGGCTCTCATCTGGATAACTACCAGACCTGCAGCGGCCAATCAGATCCCTGCTTCATGTGTTTCCAGGGTGACAGAAGTACGAGGCTTCGCTGATGCCCAGATGGAGGAGTACTTCAGGAGGAGGTTCAGTGATGAAGAGCTGTCCAGCAGAATCATCTCCCACATCCAGACCTGCAGGAGCCTCCACATCATGTGTGGAATCCCAGTCTTTTGCTGGATCACTGCTAAGGTTCTGGAGAACATGTTGacctcagagcagagaggagagctgCCCAAGACCATGACTGACATGTACTCGCACTTCATGCTGGTccagacaaagaggaagaagaacaaGTACCATAGAGGACATGAGACAAGTCCACAGGAGCTGATGGAGGCTGACAGGGAAGTTCTTCTGAAGCTGGGGAGGCTGGCGTTTGAACAtctggaaaaaggaaacatcatGTTCTACCAAGAAGACCTGGAGCAGTGTGGTTTGGATGTCACAGAGGCCTCAGTGTACTCAGGTCTTTGTACAGAGATCTTCAAAAGAGAGAATCTAATCTTCCAGAAACCAGTTTACTGCTTTGTTCATCTGAGCAtccaggagtttctggctgcagtTTACATGATCCACTGTTTCAACAAAAAGAACACGGGAGTGTTGAAAAAATTTCTGGGTAAAAAGTACAGTTACTCATCTGTGGATGACTCTGCTGATAAACGCGTGTTCAAATCTCTAAGGCATAAAATTATACCCTTAAACAAAGTTGAAAGYCACTCATCTTTGCATTACTTTCTGAAACGAGTCATGGAGAAAtctctgaaaagtaaaaatggcCACCTGGATATGATGGTTCGCTTTCTTCATGGTCTATCCATAGAGTCCAACCAGAGACTTCTAGAAGATTTGCTTGGACAGACAAAGTACAGCCCTGAAACTATCCAGAAAGTCATCAACAATCTTAAGGAGATCAGTGTGTACCTGCGTGAGACCAACACTTCTGGGATTCAACAGAAGATGAAGAGATCTAATCTCTCTCCAGACAGAAACATTAACATCTTTCATTGTCTGACAGAGATGAAGCACATCTCAGTTCATCTGGAGATTCAAGAGTTCATGAAATCAGAGAACAGATCAGAGCAGAGACTCTCAGAAATCCAATGCTCAGGTCTGGCCTACTTCCTGCAAATGTCAGAGGAAGTTCTTGATGAACTGGACCTCAAGAAATACAACACAACAAAGGAGGGACAATGGAGACTCTTTCCTGTTgtgaggaactgcagaaaatTCCG AGTTGTTCAGTGTGAACTCKCAAAGCCTCACTGTGAAGTCGTGGCTTCRGCTCTGAAATCCAACCCATCCCATCTGAGAGGTCTGGAYCTGAGTTGGAACAGAATARGAGATTCTGGAGTGGTCCATCTGCGTGCTGGGCTGGAGAGTCCAAACTGTAGACTGGAGGTCCTGAG acTGATAAACTGCAGGCTGTCGGAGATAAGCTGGGTTTCACTGATTTGTGCTCTGAAATCCAACCCTTCATATCTAATTGAACTGGATCTGAGTGAGAACAAAGACCTGGGAGATGCTGCAGTGGAAGAGCTCTGTGGCCTTCTGACGCATGCTCACTGCAGACTGAGTACTTTGAG attGATGGACTGCAGTTTGTCAGAGATCAGCTGTTCttctctggcctcagctctgaagtccaaccAACATCTGACTGAACTGGACCTGAGAGGAAACAACCTGAAAGATTCAGACGTTCAGCAGCTGGAACGTTTTGTAAAGGATGTTCA GTGGAGGTCACCATCTCTGTAA
- the LOC103457017 gene encoding protein NLRC3-like isoform X4, with translation MNPPCARCGKIVYPTEKVSCLDKNWHKGCFHCEVCKMTLNMKNYKGYDKKPYCNALTEIQKMEDLDLKEDRAEPAGSVCPSVRSDWSNDEPPDFSNEPGPSDRKGRNMEDRAEPAGSVCPSVRSDWSNDEPPDFSNEPGPSDRKGRKRSSXGZEEQPSCCALCQEVLVDPVSTSCGHWFCRQCIRSCWDQSAPSGPSSCPQCGERPRTGAGLLTANQSSCAPDIHLQEVLEKHKISLKRRCECVAEGSDVTGSRTLLNRIYTDLYITEGQSDIVNTQHEVMQLERASKIRNFHDSPIRCHDIFKSFPDQHGAIRVVLTNGVAGVGKTFSVQKFTLDWAEGLENQDVSVVVLLSFRELNLIRDQQHSLLSLLHVFHPTLQELPAEQLAVCKLLFIFDGLDESRLSLDFSNSQLVSDVTQKSSVNVLLTNLIRGNLLPSALIWITTRPAAANQIPASCVSRVTEVRGFADAQMEEYFRRRFSDEELSSRIISHIQTCRSLHIMCGIPVFCWITAKVLENMLTSEQRGELPKTMTDMYSHFMLVQTKRKKNKYHRGHETSPQELMEADREVLLKLGRLAFEHLEKGNIMFYQEDLEQCGLDVTEASVYSGLCTEIFKRENLIFQKPVYCFVHLSIQEFLAAVYMIHCFNKKNTGVLKKFLGKKYSYSSVDDSADKRVFKSLRHKIIPLNKVESHSSLHYFLKRVMEKSLKSKNGHLDMMVRFLHGLSIESNQRLLEDLLGQTKYSPETIQKVINNLKEISVYLRETNTSGIQQKMKRSNLSPDRNINIFHCLTEMKHISVHLEIQEFMKSENRSEQRLSEIQCSGLAYFLQMSEEVLDELDLKKYNTTKEGQWRLFPVVRNCRKFRVVQCELXKPHCEVVASALKSNPSHLRGLDLSWNRIXDSGVVHLRAGLESPNCRLEVLRLINCRLSEISWVSLICALKSNPSYLIELDLSENKDLGDAAVEELCGLLTHAHCRLSTLRLMDCSLSEISCSSLASALKSNQHLTELDLRGNNLKDSDVQQLERFVKDVQTSSWTPASSRPACLETVVLIHQTVT, from the exons ATGAACCCGCCGTGCGCCCGCTGCGGGAAGATCGTCTATCCCACGGAGAAAGTCAGCTGCCTGGACAAG aACTGGCATAAAGGATGTTTCCACTGTGAAGTCTGCAAGATGACCCTGAACATGAAGAACTACAAAGGCTACGATAAGAAGCCGTACTGCAACGC ACTCACTGAAATCCAGAAGATGGAAGATTTGGACCTAAAGGAGGACAGAGCAGAACCTGCAGGATCCGTCTGTCCCTCTGTGAGGAGTGACTGGTCCAACGATGAACCTCCAGACTTCAGTAATGAACCTGGACCCTCAGACAGGAA AGGCAGAAATATG GAGGACAGAGCAGAACCTGCAGGATCCGTCTGTCCCTCTGTGAGGAGTGACTGGTCCAACGATGAACCTCCAGACTTCAGTAATGAACCTGGACCCTCAGACAGGAA agggaggaagaggagcagcRTTGGTSAGGAGGAGCAGCCGTCCTGCTGTGCTTTGTGTCAGGAGGTTCTGGTGGATCCAGTCTCTACCAGCTGTGGACACTGGTTCTGCAGACAGTGCATCAGGTCCTGCTGGGACCAGTCTGCTCCATCTGGACCCTCCTCCTGCCCCCAGTGTGGAGAAAGACCCAGAACAGGAGCTGGACTgctgacagccaatcagagcagctgtGCTCCAG ATATCCATCTGCAGGAGGTTCTAGAGAAGCATAAGATCAGTCTGAAGAGGAGATGTGAATGTGTGGCTGAAGGAAGTGATGTAACAGGAAGTAGAACTCTCCTCAACAGGATCTACACTGATCTCTACATCACAGAGGGTCAGAGTGACATAGTTAATACTCAGCATGAGGTCATGCAACTGGAGAGAGCTTCCAAGATCCGGAACTTTCATGACTCTCCAATCAGGTGCCATGACATCTTCAAATCCTTCCCTGACCAACATGGAGCCATTAGAGTGGTTCTGACCAACGGCGTTGCTGGTGTTGGAAAAACCTTCTCAGTGcagaagttcactctggactgggcCGAGGGCTTGGAGAACCAAGATGTCAGTGTGGTGGTTCTGCTGTCGTTCAGGGAGCTGAACCTGATCAGAGATCAGCAGCACAGTCTTCTCTCactgctccatgttttccatCCAACACTCCAGGAGCtcccagcagagcagctggCTGTCTGCAAACTGCTCTTCATCTTTGATGGCCTGGATGAAAGCAGACTTTCACTGGACTTCAGCAACAGTCAGCTTGTTTCTGACGTCACACAGAAGTCTTCAGTCAatgttctgctgacaaacctcatAAGGGGGAACCTGCTTCCCTCGGCTCTCATCTGGATAACTACCAGACCTGCAGCGGCCAATCAGATCCCTGCTTCATGTGTTTCCAGGGTGACAGAAGTACGAGGCTTCGCTGATGCCCAGATGGAGGAGTACTTCAGGAGGAGGTTCAGTGATGAAGAGCTGTCCAGCAGAATCATCTCCCACATCCAGACCTGCAGGAGCCTCCACATCATGTGTGGAATCCCAGTCTTTTGCTGGATCACTGCTAAGGTTCTGGAGAACATGTTGacctcagagcagagaggagagctgCCCAAGACCATGACTGACATGTACTCGCACTTCATGCTGGTccagacaaagaggaagaagaacaaGTACCATAGAGGACATGAGACAAGTCCACAGGAGCTGATGGAGGCTGACAGGGAAGTTCTTCTGAAGCTGGGGAGGCTGGCGTTTGAACAtctggaaaaaggaaacatcatGTTCTACCAAGAAGACCTGGAGCAGTGTGGTTTGGATGTCACAGAGGCCTCAGTGTACTCAGGTCTTTGTACAGAGATCTTCAAAAGAGAGAATCTAATCTTCCAGAAACCAGTTTACTGCTTTGTTCATCTGAGCAtccaggagtttctggctgcagtTTACATGATCCACTGTTTCAACAAAAAGAACACGGGAGTGTTGAAAAAATTTCTGGGTAAAAAGTACAGTTACTCATCTGTGGATGACTCTGCTGATAAACGCGTGTTCAAATCTCTAAGGCATAAAATTATACCCTTAAACAAAGTTGAAAGYCACTCATCTTTGCATTACTTTCTGAAACGAGTCATGGAGAAAtctctgaaaagtaaaaatggcCACCTGGATATGATGGTTCGCTTTCTTCATGGTCTATCCATAGAGTCCAACCAGAGACTTCTAGAAGATTTGCTTGGACAGACAAAGTACAGCCCTGAAACTATCCAGAAAGTCATCAACAATCTTAAGGAGATCAGTGTGTACCTGCGTGAGACCAACACTTCTGGGATTCAACAGAAGATGAAGAGATCTAATCTCTCTCCAGACAGAAACATTAACATCTTTCATTGTCTGACAGAGATGAAGCACATCTCAGTTCATCTGGAGATTCAAGAGTTCATGAAATCAGAGAACAGATCAGAGCAGAGACTCTCAGAAATCCAATGCTCAGGTCTGGCCTACTTCCTGCAAATGTCAGAGGAAGTTCTTGATGAACTGGACCTCAAGAAATACAACACAACAAAGGAGGGACAATGGAGACTCTTTCCTGTTgtgaggaactgcagaaaatTCCG AGTTGTTCAGTGTGAACTCKCAAAGCCTCACTGTGAAGTCGTGGCTTCRGCTCTGAAATCCAACCCATCCCATCTGAGAGGTCTGGAYCTGAGTTGGAACAGAATARGAGATTCTGGAGTGGTCCATCTGCGTGCTGGGCTGGAGAGTCCAAACTGTAGACTGGAGGTCCTGAG acTGATAAACTGCAGGCTGTCGGAGATAAGCTGGGTTTCACTGATTTGTGCTCTGAAATCCAACCCTTCATATCTAATTGAACTGGATCTGAGTGAGAACAAAGACCTGGGAGATGCTGCAGTGGAAGAGCTCTGTGGCCTTCTGACGCATGCTCACTGCAGACTGAGTACTTTGAG attGATGGACTGCAGTTTGTCAGAGATCAGCTGTTCttctctggcctcagctctgaagtccaaccAACATCTGACTGAACTGGACCTGAGAGGAAACAACCTGAAAGATTCAGACGTTCAGCAGCTGGAACGTTTTGTAAAGGATGTTCA GACGTCCAGCTGGACTCCAGCGTCCAGCCGTCCAGCATGTCTAGAGACAGTGGTCCTCATTCATCAAACTGTGACTTGA
- the LOC103457017 gene encoding protein NLRC3-like isoform X3 translates to MEDLDLKEDRAEPAGSVCPSVRSDWSNDEPPDFSNEPGPSDRKGRKRSSXGZEEQPSCCALCQEVLVDPVSTSCGHWFCRQCIRSCWDQSAPSGPSSCPQCGERPRTGAGLLTANQSSCAPDIHLQEVLEKHKISLKRRCECVAEGSDVTGSRTLLNRIYTDLYITEGQSDIVNTQHEVMQLERASKIRNFHDSPIRCHDIFKSFPDQHGAIRVVLTNGVAGVGKTFSVQKFTLDWAEGLENQDVSVVVLLSFRELNLIRDQQHSLLSLLHVFHPTLQELPAEQLAVCKLLFIFDGLDESRLSLDFSNSQLVSDVTQKSSVNVLLTNLIRGNLLPSALIWITTRPAAANQIPASCVSRVTEVRGFADAQMEEYFRRRFSDEELSSRIISHIQTCRSLHIMCGIPVFCWITAKVLENMLTSEQRGELPKTMTDMYSHFMLVQTKRKKNKYHRGHETSPQELMEADREVLLKLGRLAFEHLEKGNIMFYQEDLEQCGLDVTEASVYSGLCTEIFKRENLIFQKPVYCFVHLSIQEFLAAVYMIHCFNKKNTGVLKKFLGKKYSYSSVDDSADKRVFKSLRHKIIPLNKVESHSSLHYFLKRVMEKSLKSKNGHLDMMVRFLHGLSIESNQRLLEDLLGQTKYSPETIQKVINNLKEISVYLRETNTSGIQQKMKRSNLSPDRNINIFHCLTEMKHISVHLEIQEFMKSENRSEQRLSEIQCSGLAYFLQMSEEVLDELDLKKYNTTKEGQWRLFPVVRNCRKFRVVQCELXKPHCEVVASALKSNPSHLRGLDLSWNRIXDSGVVHLRAGLESPNCRLEVLRLMDCSLSEISCSSLASALKSNQHLTELDLRGNNLKDSDVQQLERFVKDVQTSSWTPASSRPACLETVVLIHQTVT, encoded by the exons ATGGAAGATTTGGACCTAAAGGAGGACAGAGCAGAACCTGCAGGATCCGTCTGTCCCTCTGTGAGGAGTGACTGGTCCAACGATGAACCTCCAGACTTCAGTAATGAACCTGGACCCTCAGACAGGAA agggaggaagaggagcagcRTTGGTSAGGAGGAGCAGCCGTCCTGCTGTGCTTTGTGTCAGGAGGTTCTGGTGGATCCAGTCTCTACCAGCTGTGGACACTGGTTCTGCAGACAGTGCATCAGGTCCTGCTGGGACCAGTCTGCTCCATCTGGACCCTCCTCCTGCCCCCAGTGTGGAGAAAGACCCAGAACAGGAGCTGGACTgctgacagccaatcagagcagctgtGCTCCAG ATATCCATCTGCAGGAGGTTCTAGAGAAGCATAAGATCAGTCTGAAGAGGAGATGTGAATGTGTGGCTGAAGGAAGTGATGTAACAGGAAGTAGAACTCTCCTCAACAGGATCTACACTGATCTCTACATCACAGAGGGTCAGAGTGACATAGTTAATACTCAGCATGAGGTCATGCAACTGGAGAGAGCTTCCAAGATCCGGAACTTTCATGACTCTCCAATCAGGTGCCATGACATCTTCAAATCCTTCCCTGACCAACATGGAGCCATTAGAGTGGTTCTGACCAACGGCGTTGCTGGTGTTGGAAAAACCTTCTCAGTGcagaagttcactctggactgggcCGAGGGCTTGGAGAACCAAGATGTCAGTGTGGTGGTTCTGCTGTCGTTCAGGGAGCTGAACCTGATCAGAGATCAGCAGCACAGTCTTCTCTCactgctccatgttttccatCCAACACTCCAGGAGCtcccagcagagcagctggCTGTCTGCAAACTGCTCTTCATCTTTGATGGCCTGGATGAAAGCAGACTTTCACTGGACTTCAGCAACAGTCAGCTTGTTTCTGACGTCACACAGAAGTCTTCAGTCAatgttctgctgacaaacctcatAAGGGGGAACCTGCTTCCCTCGGCTCTCATCTGGATAACTACCAGACCTGCAGCGGCCAATCAGATCCCTGCTTCATGTGTTTCCAGGGTGACAGAAGTACGAGGCTTCGCTGATGCCCAGATGGAGGAGTACTTCAGGAGGAGGTTCAGTGATGAAGAGCTGTCCAGCAGAATCATCTCCCACATCCAGACCTGCAGGAGCCTCCACATCATGTGTGGAATCCCAGTCTTTTGCTGGATCACTGCTAAGGTTCTGGAGAACATGTTGacctcagagcagagaggagagctgCCCAAGACCATGACTGACATGTACTCGCACTTCATGCTGGTccagacaaagaggaagaagaacaaGTACCATAGAGGACATGAGACAAGTCCACAGGAGCTGATGGAGGCTGACAGGGAAGTTCTTCTGAAGCTGGGGAGGCTGGCGTTTGAACAtctggaaaaaggaaacatcatGTTCTACCAAGAAGACCTGGAGCAGTGTGGTTTGGATGTCACAGAGGCCTCAGTGTACTCAGGTCTTTGTACAGAGATCTTCAAAAGAGAGAATCTAATCTTCCAGAAACCAGTTTACTGCTTTGTTCATCTGAGCAtccaggagtttctggctgcagtTTACATGATCCACTGTTTCAACAAAAAGAACACGGGAGTGTTGAAAAAATTTCTGGGTAAAAAGTACAGTTACTCATCTGTGGATGACTCTGCTGATAAACGCGTGTTCAAATCTCTAAGGCATAAAATTATACCCTTAAACAAAGTTGAAAGYCACTCATCTTTGCATTACTTTCTGAAACGAGTCATGGAGAAAtctctgaaaagtaaaaatggcCACCTGGATATGATGGTTCGCTTTCTTCATGGTCTATCCATAGAGTCCAACCAGAGACTTCTAGAAGATTTGCTTGGACAGACAAAGTACAGCCCTGAAACTATCCAGAAAGTCATCAACAATCTTAAGGAGATCAGTGTGTACCTGCGTGAGACCAACACTTCTGGGATTCAACAGAAGATGAAGAGATCTAATCTCTCTCCAGACAGAAACATTAACATCTTTCATTGTCTGACAGAGATGAAGCACATCTCAGTTCATCTGGAGATTCAAGAGTTCATGAAATCAGAGAACAGATCAGAGCAGAGACTCTCAGAAATCCAATGCTCAGGTCTGGCCTACTTCCTGCAAATGTCAGAGGAAGTTCTTGATGAACTGGACCTCAAGAAATACAACACAACAAAGGAGGGACAATGGAGACTCTTTCCTGTTgtgaggaactgcagaaaatTCCG AGTTGTTCAGTGTGAACTCKCAAAGCCTCACTGTGAAGTCGTGGCTTCRGCTCTGAAATCCAACCCATCCCATCTGAGAGGTCTGGAYCTGAGTTGGAACAGAATARGAGATTCTGGAGTGGTCCATCTGCGTGCTGGGCTGGAGAGTCCAAACTGTAGACTGGAGGTCCTGAG attGATGGACTGCAGTTTGTCAGAGATCAGCTGTTCttctctggcctcagctctgaagtccaaccAACATCTGACTGAACTGGACCTGAGAGGAAACAACCTGAAAGATTCAGACGTTCAGCAGCTGGAACGTTTTGTAAAGGATGTTCA GACGTCCAGCTGGACTCCAGCGTCCAGCCGTCCAGCATGTCTAGAGACAGTGGTCCTCATTCATCAAACTGTGACTTGA